A single genomic interval of Magnetospirillum sp. WYHS-4 harbors:
- a CDS encoding universal stress protein, whose protein sequence is MIVPAEKPLFRKIVLAACGTESCEGALRESIRLAKWSGAGLIGVSVVLGGGDMDDLRVDGGAGGEAQSEAAVRGVCTKALAEGVSCKGMVRHDQDASAAIADVAGEENADLIVLGRRDRSVVERFLFGSVSGDLATRPETCVMVVPRTARFEGRQVLLATDGEEHSIMATVYAHYLAKLAGAKLTALVVGNEESQTLPAWRQEADAVLARIHGWSRREGIAGNGLIRFGHPHQAILDAASEIGADLVVMGSHGRAGLSRILQGSVSDKVVAGAACPVMIVRG, encoded by the coding sequence ATGATCGTCCCGGCGGAAAAGCCCCTGTTCCGCAAGATCGTGCTGGCGGCCTGCGGCACGGAAAGCTGCGAGGGCGCGCTCCGCGAGTCCATCCGCCTCGCCAAGTGGTCGGGGGCCGGACTGATCGGAGTCTCGGTGGTGCTGGGCGGCGGCGACATGGACGACCTGAGGGTCGACGGCGGGGCGGGCGGTGAAGCCCAGTCCGAAGCCGCGGTGCGCGGCGTTTGCACCAAGGCCTTGGCGGAAGGCGTCTCCTGCAAGGGCATGGTGCGCCACGACCAGGATGCATCGGCGGCCATCGCCGATGTCGCCGGCGAGGAAAACGCCGACCTGATCGTGCTCGGTCGACGGGACCGCTCGGTAGTCGAACGCTTCCTGTTTGGCAGCGTTTCCGGCGACCTGGCCACGCGCCCGGAGACTTGCGTCATGGTGGTACCGCGCACCGCCCGGTTCGAAGGCCGCCAAGTCCTGCTCGCCACGGACGGCGAGGAGCACAGCATCATGGCGACCGTCTACGCCCATTACTTGGCCAAACTGGCCGGCGCCAAGCTCACCGCCCTGGTGGTGGGCAACGAGGAGAGTCAGACCCTCCCGGCTTGGCGCCAGGAAGCTGACGCAGTGCTGGCCCGCATCCATGGCTGGTCCCGGCGTGAAGGTATCGCGGGCAATGGACTGATCCGCTTTGGCCACCCCCACCAAGCTATTCTCGACGCGGCATCCGAGATCGGCGCCGACCTGGTGGTCATGGGCAGCCATGGCCGGGCGGGCTTGAGTCGTATCCTGCAGGGCAGCGTGTCCGACAAGGTCGTGGCCGGAGCCGCTTGTCCGGTGATGATCGTGCGGGGGTGA
- a CDS encoding DUF2336 domain-containing protein — protein MANDRRHLQHLVDLAKEPSEERRRQLLKEVTDLFMNSSDGLSETERGHFGDIMGRVAAEMESKVRQVLSERLARHAGAPHDLIAQLANDSIEVARPVLEHSPVLDETDLVAIASHQSQDHLAAVAVRPSVSETVSDHLVARGDDRVLLSLVSNRGARFSRAGMAAVVDRAEANAQLHKPLINRGDVPPDMLHRMFWTVSAPLRQKILEATANIPGDEVDRLLADAETEIMAGLSTLATGHTVKGPAFDPSTIDMAEKFAHNKEAAGQLTPDLLVQLLRQGQVAYFVTGFARLVGVDTQTARRILYDPSGEAVAIACKAVAFDRVYFSNLLLMTDQSGSRRPEEIQKLAEIYDQIAPETAQRAMRFWKLRAKTLGKIG, from the coding sequence ATGGCGAACGACAGACGCCACCTGCAACATCTGGTGGACTTGGCCAAGGAACCTTCCGAGGAGCGGCGGCGCCAGCTTCTCAAGGAGGTCACCGATCTGTTCATGAATAGCTCCGACGGCCTCTCGGAGACGGAGCGTGGTCATTTCGGCGACATCATGGGCCGCGTGGCCGCCGAGATGGAAAGCAAGGTCCGCCAAGTCCTCTCCGAGCGCTTGGCCCGGCATGCCGGCGCCCCCCACGACCTGATCGCCCAACTGGCCAACGACAGCATCGAGGTGGCGCGGCCGGTCCTGGAGCACAGCCCGGTGCTGGACGAGACAGACCTGGTGGCCATCGCCAGCCACCAGAGCCAGGATCACTTGGCCGCCGTCGCGGTCCGCCCCTCGGTCAGCGAGACCGTTTCCGATCATTTGGTGGCGCGTGGCGATGACCGGGTCCTGCTGTCGCTGGTCAGCAACCGGGGGGCACGCTTCTCGCGGGCCGGCATGGCGGCGGTGGTGGACCGTGCGGAGGCGAACGCCCAACTGCACAAACCCCTGATCAATCGCGGCGACGTGCCTCCCGATATGTTGCACCGCATGTTCTGGACGGTCTCGGCGCCGTTGCGCCAGAAGATACTGGAAGCCACCGCCAACATTCCCGGTGACGAGGTCGACCGGCTGCTGGCCGACGCCGAGACGGAAATCATGGCCGGGCTGTCCACCTTGGCGACGGGACATACGGTCAAGGGACCGGCATTCGATCCTTCCACCATCGACATGGCCGAGAAGTTCGCCCACAACAAGGAAGCCGCCGGCCAATTGACGCCCGACCTCCTGGTTCAGCTCCTGCGCCAGGGCCAGGTGGCCTATTTCGTCACCGGCTTCGCGCGGCTGGTGGGTGTCGACACCCAAACGGCCCGGCGCATTCTCTACGATCCCAGCGGCGAGGCGGTCGCCATCGCCTGCAAGGCAGTGGCGTTCGATCGGGTCTATTTCTCGAACTTGTTGCTGATGACCGATCAGTCGGGCAGCCGACGGCCGGAGGAAATCCAGAAGCTGGCCGAAATCTACGACCAGATCGCCCCCGAAACCGCCCAGCGCGCCATGCGATTCTGGAAGCTGCGGGCCAAGACGCTGGGCAAGATCGGCTGA
- the cheB gene encoding chemotaxis-specific protein-glutamate methyltransferase CheB, translated as MKKIRVLIVEDSPVVRELLLYIIGSDARFEVVAAVGSAEEALQGLDRFAPDVISLDIRLPGMNGLDATLEIMATHPMPIVVVSASVQDDELNIAMNALRAGALTVVEKPVGVTSDAYRALADQLCNQLAIMSQVRVVKQARRRNLNFGSAERMEAMPAPSWETVRPKMLGLVASTGGPNALSRVLNGLPRDFPLPILIVQHMTAGFVDGFVQWLSQVTPFPAHMAGDGMLPRPASLYLPPADHHLEIKGGRLYLNTAPPVVAQRPSGTVLFKSMARDLKEAGIGVLLTGMGADGAEGMLEMRRSGAYTLAEDESTTVIYGMPGEAVRMGAVRESLPLDAIALRLRQLVGVLS; from the coding sequence ATGAAGAAAATCCGGGTTCTCATCGTCGAAGATTCGCCCGTCGTCCGGGAACTGCTGCTGTACATCATCGGCAGCGATGCCCGGTTCGAGGTGGTGGCGGCGGTGGGCAGCGCCGAGGAGGCCTTGCAAGGACTGGATAGGTTCGCCCCCGACGTCATCTCGCTGGACATCCGCTTGCCCGGCATGAACGGCCTGGACGCCACCCTGGAGATCATGGCGACCCATCCCATGCCTATCGTGGTGGTATCGGCCAGCGTCCAGGACGACGAACTCAATATCGCCATGAACGCGCTCCGTGCCGGTGCCCTGACCGTGGTCGAGAAACCGGTCGGGGTGACCAGCGACGCTTATCGGGCCTTGGCCGACCAACTCTGCAACCAGTTGGCCATCATGAGCCAGGTGCGGGTGGTCAAGCAGGCCCGGCGCCGCAACCTGAACTTCGGTTCGGCGGAGCGGATGGAGGCCATGCCCGCGCCTTCTTGGGAAACGGTGCGCCCCAAGATGCTGGGGCTGGTGGCCTCGACCGGAGGGCCGAACGCGCTCAGCCGGGTGCTTAACGGGCTGCCCAGGGACTTTCCGTTGCCGATCCTGATCGTCCAGCACATGACGGCAGGCTTCGTCGATGGCTTCGTGCAATGGCTGTCCCAGGTCACGCCCTTTCCAGCCCATATGGCCGGCGACGGCATGCTGCCCAGGCCGGCCTCCCTCTACCTGCCGCCGGCCGACCACCATTTGGAGATCAAGGGCGGGCGGCTTTATCTGAATACCGCGCCGCCGGTGGTCGCCCAGCGGCCCTCGGGAACCGTTCTGTTCAAGTCCATGGCCCGCGATTTGAAGGAGGCGGGCATTGGCGTGCTGCTGACCGGCATGGGTGCCGATGGCGCGGAGGGCATGCTCGAGATGAGGAGGAGCGGCGCCTATACCCTGGCCGAAGACGAATCGACGACCGTCATCTACGGCATGCCGGGCGAGGCGGTGCGCATGGGCGCGGTCCGAGAAAGCCTGCCCCTGGACGCCATCGCGCTCAGGCTGCGTCAACTGGTCGGAGTCCTGTCATGA
- a CDS encoding response regulator yields the protein MNPAPMDRRRILVVEDSPTQAMLMQLRLEQEGFEAIVAPTAEAALESLGQVRPDLMLVDYHLPGIQGDELCRRVRMNINTQGIPILMLTAEQSAAAEVRGLESGADDYVGKAEDPDVLMLRIRALLRKSSTQVNLLMPDESFFRKARVLAIDDSPTYLELLRAELSEEGYTVETAASGLEGLGHLDAESFDCVLVDLVMPGMDGLEVIREIVSRQAVEDSPVVILMVSAQETKENAMRALESGADDFVGKSSDISVLKGRLRAMLRHKYLHEQHKRIIDEFKRQEDDLERAVEERTRELKGEIAERRRAEEELRKAKEIAEAASRAKTEFLANMSHELRTPLNAIIGFSDMIRNQVFGKFADCTVGQKYLEYIDNIHDSGVHLLKIINDILDVSRIEVGKVKLNEEYLDLREVVKATERLIRSQADKNKVRLRTELPDSLPALLGDERILKQTILNLMSNAVKFTPEGGTVTATIRLRQGGVLEVAVMDTGIGIAPEDHGKVMLPFGQVDSSLSRRHEGTGLGLPLAKTFMELHGGSLTLESALGQGTTVTLSFPQERTQMAA from the coding sequence ATGAACCCGGCGCCCATGGACCGTCGCCGCATTCTGGTGGTCGAGGATTCGCCGACCCAGGCCATGCTCATGCAGTTGCGCCTGGAACAGGAGGGCTTCGAGGCTATCGTCGCACCCACTGCCGAGGCGGCCCTGGAGTCCCTCGGCCAAGTGCGTCCCGACCTGATGCTGGTCGACTACCATCTGCCCGGCATCCAGGGCGACGAGTTGTGTCGGCGCGTGCGCATGAACATCAACACCCAGGGCATCCCCATCCTGATGCTGACCGCCGAGCAATCGGCGGCGGCCGAGGTGCGCGGCCTGGAAAGCGGCGCCGACGACTACGTCGGCAAGGCCGAGGATCCGGACGTCCTGATGCTGCGCATCCGGGCCTTGCTGCGCAAGTCGAGCACCCAGGTCAACCTGCTGATGCCCGACGAGTCGTTCTTCCGCAAGGCGCGTGTCCTGGCTATCGACGATAGCCCCACCTACCTGGAACTGCTGCGCGCCGAACTGTCTGAAGAGGGCTATACGGTCGAAACGGCGGCCTCGGGCCTGGAGGGTCTAGGCCATCTGGATGCCGAAAGCTTCGACTGCGTCCTGGTGGACCTGGTCATGCCGGGCATGGACGGCCTCGAGGTCATCCGCGAGATCGTCTCCCGCCAGGCGGTCGAGGATTCGCCCGTGGTCATCCTCATGGTCAGCGCGCAGGAAACCAAGGAGAACGCCATGCGCGCCCTGGAATCTGGCGCGGACGACTTCGTTGGAAAATCGAGTGACATCTCAGTGCTGAAGGGCCGCCTGCGCGCGATGCTGCGCCACAAGTACCTGCACGAGCAGCACAAGCGTATCATCGACGAGTTCAAGCGACAGGAAGACGACTTGGAACGGGCTGTCGAGGAACGGACCCGCGAGTTGAAAGGCGAAATCGCCGAACGGCGGCGTGCCGAGGAGGAACTGCGCAAGGCCAAGGAAATCGCCGAAGCCGCCAGCCGCGCCAAGACTGAGTTCCTGGCTAATATGAGCCACGAGCTGCGCACGCCGCTGAACGCGATCATCGGCTTTTCGGATATGATCCGCAATCAGGTCTTCGGCAAGTTCGCCGATTGCACGGTCGGACAGAAATACCTGGAATATATAGACAACATTCACGATTCCGGCGTGCATCTTCTGAAGATCATCAACGACATCCTCGATGTGTCGCGCATCGAAGTGGGCAAGGTGAAGCTGAACGAGGAATACCTCGACCTGCGCGAGGTGGTGAAGGCGACCGAAAGGTTGATCCGATCCCAGGCCGACAAGAACAAGGTTCGTCTGCGGACGGAGCTTCCCGATTCCTTGCCTGCCCTGCTGGGGGACGAACGCATCCTCAAGCAGACGATCCTCAACCTGATGTCCAACGCCGTGAAATTCACTCCCGAGGGCGGGACCGTCACGGCGACGATCCGCCTGCGGCAAGGCGGGGTGTTGGAGGTTGCAGTCATGGACACGGGCATCGGCATCGCGCCCGAGGACCATGGCAAGGTCATGCTTCCGTTCGGACAGGTGGATAGCAGCCTGTCGCGTCGTCACGAGGGTACCGGCCTGGGCTTGCCGCTCGCCAAGACCTTCATGGAACTGCACGGCGGAAGCTTGACCCTGGAAAGCGCGCTAGGGCAGGGGACGACCGTCACCCTGAGCTTTCCCCAGGAACGCACCCAGATGGCGGCGTAG
- a CDS encoding universal stress protein, with protein sequence MIAPKARLTLVAGDSPLPPTEPAPFHGRRILAVVDGRDGDPDVLCQARHLAKLATADLTVLVLAGRRLVGTREWQDKVRSIIDPLRAWGKREGLELLGMTLPGDPCRAILDCAREQSADLIVLAAPGPRRFSNVFKASLPDRLLRRAPCPILVMNRQ encoded by the coding sequence ATGATCGCGCCCAAGGCCCGCCTGACCCTGGTGGCGGGGGACTCCCCGCTCCCCCCCACCGAACCGGCGCCCTTCCATGGCCGTCGCATCCTGGCTGTGGTCGATGGGCGGGATGGCGATCCGGACGTGCTGTGCCAAGCCCGGCATCTGGCGAAACTGGCCACCGCCGACCTGACAGTTCTGGTCCTCGCCGGGCGTCGCCTGGTCGGGACTCGGGAATGGCAGGACAAGGTCCGTTCCATCATCGACCCCCTCCGCGCCTGGGGAAAGCGAGAAGGATTGGAGCTCCTGGGCATGACATTGCCTGGCGATCCCTGCCGGGCCATTCTGGATTGCGCCCGGGAACAGAGTGCCGACCTGATCGTCCTTGCGGCTCCTGGCCCCCGGAGATTCTCGAACGTCTTCAAGGCAAGCTTGCCGGACCGGTTGCTCCGCCGGGCCCCCTGCCCCATCTTGGTGATGAACCGGCAATAG
- a CDS encoding orotate phosphoribosyltransferase, translating to MPSTKSVFVPTTFGRDAAKILLDIGAVNFRPQEPYILTSGWASPTYIDCRKLISFTEERRRVIGMAVAALGKACGLRTFDMVAGGETAGIPYAAWVSDLMSLPMLYVRKKPKGFGRNARIEGEVREGANVLLVEDLTTDGGSKVGFVQALREAGATVTDVLVVFYYGAFPGAEQVLGDLGVRLHYLATWQDVLEVAAEGRYFPEDSIAGVREFLADPVGWSAAHGGKAA from the coding sequence ATGCCCAGTACCAAATCCGTCTTCGTCCCCACGACCTTCGGCCGCGATGCCGCGAAGATCCTGCTCGATATCGGGGCGGTGAACTTCCGCCCCCAGGAACCCTACATCCTGACATCGGGCTGGGCCAGCCCCACCTATATCGACTGCCGCAAGCTGATTTCCTTCACCGAGGAGCGGCGGCGCGTCATCGGCATGGCCGTGGCCGCTCTCGGCAAGGCCTGCGGCCTGCGTACCTTCGACATGGTGGCGGGCGGCGAAACGGCGGGCATTCCCTATGCCGCCTGGGTGTCCGATCTGATGTCTCTGCCCATGCTCTACGTGCGCAAGAAGCCCAAGGGCTTCGGCCGCAACGCCCGCATCGAGGGCGAGGTACGCGAAGGGGCCAATGTCTTGCTGGTCGAGGACCTGACCACCGATGGCGGAAGCAAGGTGGGATTCGTTCAGGCATTGCGCGAGGCGGGTGCCACGGTGACCGACGTGCTGGTGGTCTTCTACTACGGGGCCTTCCCGGGTGCGGAGCAGGTGCTGGGCGACTTGGGAGTGCGGCTGCACTACTTGGCGACTTGGCAGGACGTCCTGGAGGTGGCCGCCGAGGGGCGGTACTTCCCCGAGGACTCCATTGCTGGTGTAAGGGAGTTCCTCGCCGACCCGGTGGGCTGGTCGGCCGCCCATGGCGGGAAGGCGGCCTGA
- a CDS encoding sulfite exporter TauE/SafE family protein: protein MDSINFIELDALKLIYLFVVGFVGGMVSGFIGSGGAFVLTPAMMSMGVPGIVAVASNICHKFPKALVGAIKRAKYGHVDVKLGLIMGVSAEAGVLVGAGVQENIRTAFGDAGSNLYVSVAFVIVLGIVGGYVLKDAWKIYRTGAQDAEETAGPLARWIQSIHIPGTMMYFESMKARVSVLVTIPLGFATGMLAATIAVGGFVGVPSMIYALGVPSMMASATELVIAFVMGVGGTIKFAWGGFVDIRLAMIILAGSLFGIQLGAIGTTYVKPYMIKVVMGTIMVIVLFSRALVVPVYLAQLEVIGPMEPTTATLLKNVSFGLMLMGLVVGAGIVLTAIFKGMRQAAAETRAATVASS, encoded by the coding sequence ATGGACAGCATCAATTTCATCGAACTGGACGCCCTCAAGTTGATCTACCTGTTCGTCGTCGGCTTCGTCGGCGGCATGGTGAGCGGCTTCATCGGCTCCGGCGGCGCCTTCGTGCTGACGCCCGCCATGATGAGCATGGGTGTGCCCGGCATCGTCGCGGTGGCGAGCAACATCTGCCACAAGTTCCCCAAGGCCCTGGTGGGCGCCATCAAGCGCGCCAAGTACGGCCACGTGGACGTCAAGCTGGGCCTGATCATGGGCGTCTCGGCCGAAGCCGGGGTGCTGGTCGGAGCCGGCGTGCAAGAGAATATCCGCACCGCCTTCGGGGATGCTGGCTCCAATCTCTACGTCAGCGTCGCCTTCGTCATCGTGTTGGGCATCGTCGGCGGCTACGTGCTGAAGGACGCCTGGAAGATCTACCGTACCGGCGCCCAGGACGCCGAGGAAACAGCCGGTCCGCTCGCCCGCTGGATCCAGTCGATCCACATCCCCGGCACCATGATGTACTTCGAAAGCATGAAGGCCCGGGTCTCGGTGCTGGTCACCATCCCGCTGGGCTTCGCCACCGGGATGCTGGCGGCGACCATCGCGGTCGGCGGCTTCGTCGGCGTGCCGTCGATGATCTACGCGCTGGGCGTCCCCAGCATGATGGCCTCGGCCACCGAACTGGTGATCGCCTTCGTCATGGGCGTCGGCGGCACCATCAAGTTCGCCTGGGGCGGCTTCGTCGACATTCGCCTGGCGATGATCATCCTGGCGGGCTCGCTGTTCGGCATCCAGCTGGGGGCCATCGGCACCACCTATGTCAAGCCCTACATGATCAAGGTCGTGATGGGCACCATCATGGTAATCGTGCTGTTCAGCCGCGCCCTGGTGGTTCCGGTCTACCTGGCCCAATTGGAGGTGATCGGCCCGATGGAACCGACCACGGCCACCCTGCTGAAGAACGTCAGCTTCGGCTTGATGCTGATGGGTCTGGTGGTCGGGGCCGGTATAGTCCTGACAGCCATCTTCAAGGGCATGCGCCAAGCGGCGGCGGAAACCCGGGCCGCCACGGTGGCGTCGTCATGA
- a CDS encoding ATP-binding protein: protein MVAGAYLAAYGLFDLTARDHALFGLADGPWHPGVAFGFVLVARFGFGWAPLTFVAPLLCHPMVGAPLAAVAEALAEGLICSIAALEFSKGDVRLPGLDRLPGLLRFFVVILLAACVAAAVRAMTAPLHGPIDIAAFAPIGLRTGLSFLVAMALVVPALLIHRPWRWQPSRRLLSVETALQVVALGVIAWEVLGRFANEEIHFFYLLFLPVAWIATRHGQKGASLALIAIFAAALLSDRLVQHHDRAIIELQIRLLALAATGLLLGATVSERQAAELRMQARQTELARLQRLNVGREMASALAHELNQPLTAAMNYTQAAQRLLRTPSSERERIAEIVGKAIDRIERVGHIISGLRDFMRKGEMRLAQASVRDLIEDALQLVSAEASAAGIVVDTPPHPALPPVLVDKTQIVQVLVNLLRNAVQAVAAAGEGEAMVQVSAYPDEGSVRIAVTDNGPGIPGEVLARLFEPFVTTKEAGMGLGLSISKSILESHGGRLWGENGPTGGAVFNLSLPVALEEKRYD, encoded by the coding sequence ATGGTAGCGGGCGCCTATCTCGCCGCCTATGGCCTGTTCGACTTGACCGCCCGCGACCATGCCCTGTTCGGCCTGGCCGACGGCCCCTGGCATCCCGGGGTGGCCTTTGGATTCGTCCTGGTGGCTCGGTTCGGGTTCGGCTGGGCGCCCCTGACCTTCGTCGCCCCGCTGCTCTGCCACCCGATGGTGGGCGCCCCGTTGGCGGCGGTTGCGGAAGCCCTGGCGGAAGGCCTGATCTGTTCCATCGCCGCCCTCGAGTTCAGCAAGGGCGATGTCCGATTGCCGGGCCTCGATCGGCTTCCCGGCCTTCTGCGGTTCTTCGTGGTCATCCTGCTGGCGGCCTGCGTCGCCGCCGCCGTCCGGGCAATGACCGCACCGCTACACGGCCCCATCGACATCGCGGCCTTCGCCCCGATCGGGTTGCGTACCGGCTTGTCCTTCCTGGTGGCGATGGCCCTGGTGGTCCCCGCCCTGCTGATCCACCGGCCCTGGCGCTGGCAGCCGTCGCGAAGGCTGCTTTCCGTCGAGACCGCCCTCCAGGTGGTCGCCCTGGGGGTGATCGCCTGGGAGGTCCTGGGTCGCTTCGCCAACGAGGAGATTCACTTCTTCTATCTGCTGTTTCTACCCGTCGCCTGGATCGCCACCCGTCACGGGCAGAAGGGAGCAAGCCTGGCCCTGATCGCGATCTTCGCCGCCGCCCTGCTGTCCGACCGCCTGGTCCAGCACCATGACCGAGCGATCATCGAATTGCAGATCCGCCTGCTGGCCTTGGCGGCGACCGGCCTGCTGCTGGGCGCCACGGTCAGCGAGCGCCAAGCGGCAGAACTGCGCATGCAGGCCCGCCAGACCGAACTGGCCCGCCTGCAGCGCCTCAACGTGGGGCGGGAAATGGCCTCGGCGCTGGCCCACGAACTGAACCAGCCGCTCACCGCCGCCATGAACTACACCCAGGCCGCCCAGCGCCTGCTGCGCACGCCTTCCTCCGAGCGGGAACGGATCGCCGAGATCGTCGGCAAGGCCATCGACCGCATCGAACGGGTCGGCCATATCATCTCGGGCCTACGCGATTTCATGCGGAAGGGCGAAATGCGGTTGGCGCAAGCCTCGGTACGGGACCTGATCGAGGATGCCCTGCAACTGGTGTCGGCGGAGGCGAGCGCGGCCGGAATCGTCGTCGACACGCCGCCGCACCCGGCCCTGCCTCCTGTCCTGGTGGACAAGACCCAGATCGTCCAGGTACTTGTCAATCTGTTGCGCAACGCGGTCCAAGCCGTCGCGGCGGCTGGCGAGGGGGAAGCGATGGTCCAGGTGTCGGCGTACCCGGACGAAGGCTCGGTCCGCATCGCCGTGACGGACAACGGGCCGGGAATACCGGGGGAAGTGCTGGCACGGCTGTTCGAGCCCTTCGTCACCACCAAGGAGGCGGGCATGGGCCTGGGGCTGTCGATCAGCAAGTCGATCCTGGAGTCCCACGGCGGACGGCTGTGGGGCGAGAACGGCCCGACCGGCGGAGCGGTATTCAATCTTTCCTTGCCGGTCGCCTTGGAGGAGAAGCGGTATGACTGA
- a CDS encoding response regulator, which produces MTEPQQVFVVDDAEDVRDSLAILLETVGYRVRTFASALEFLGSVPLGWRGCVVADVRMPGMSGIEMQRELALRGYGLPVVIITAHADVPMAVAALKAGAVDFIEKPFRDEVLLSSIRSALAMPQDEIGRPGGPGIAARLSSLSQREREVMLLLVAGHPNKVVAERLGISPRTVEVHRAHIMEKTGARSLADLVRMACLSDEGVGEQR; this is translated from the coding sequence ATGACTGAACCGCAACAGGTCTTCGTGGTCGACGATGCGGAGGATGTGCGCGACTCCCTGGCCATCCTGCTGGAAACCGTGGGCTACCGGGTCCGCACCTTCGCCTCGGCCCTGGAGTTCCTCGGCAGTGTCCCGCTTGGCTGGCGAGGCTGCGTGGTGGCGGACGTGCGCATGCCGGGCATGAGCGGCATCGAGATGCAAAGGGAACTCGCCTTACGCGGCTACGGCCTGCCGGTAGTCATCATTACCGCCCATGCCGACGTGCCGATGGCGGTTGCGGCGCTCAAGGCCGGCGCCGTCGACTTCATCGAAAAGCCTTTCCGCGACGAAGTCCTGCTCTCCAGCATCCGCTCGGCGCTCGCCATGCCACAAGACGAGATCGGCCGACCGGGCGGACCGGGAATCGCTGCCCGCCTGTCGTCTCTCAGCCAGCGGGAGCGGGAGGTGATGCTCCTTCTGGTCGCCGGCCACCCCAACAAGGTGGTCGCCGAGCGCCTGGGGATCAGCCCCCGCACCGTGGAAGTGCACCGCGCCCACATCATGGAAAAGACCGGCGCCCGCAGCTTGGCCGACCTGGTCCGCATGGCCTGCCTTTCCGACGAGGGTGTCGGGGAACAAAGGTAG